The following are encoded in a window of Sphaerisporangium siamense genomic DNA:
- a CDS encoding SDR family NAD(P)-dependent oxidoreductase, whose protein sequence is MRFHDKVVLITGAGSGIGRAVALGFAREGAQVVVTGRRREPLDHTVELIEADGGHGAALTADVTRSQEVRELVDEIVRRYGRLDIAVNNAGVLFKADVADIDEDDWARTLDTNVTGVMLSMKHEIAAMLRTGSGVIINVSSQVGTHIRIPGLGAYAASKAAVTALTRTAAKEYARHGIRVNAVSPGPHDTSMSMRPGETENDRAERLKRELPIGRVGKLDEITSGVLWLASDGAGFAVGTDLVIDGGSTA, encoded by the coding sequence ATGAGATTTCACGACAAGGTGGTTCTGATCACCGGCGCCGGATCCGGCATCGGCCGCGCGGTCGCCCTCGGTTTCGCCAGGGAAGGCGCCCAGGTCGTCGTCACCGGCCGCCGCCGTGAGCCCCTGGACCACACCGTCGAGCTCATCGAGGCCGACGGCGGCCACGGCGCCGCCCTCACCGCCGACGTCACCCGCTCACAAGAGGTCCGCGAGCTCGTCGACGAGATCGTCCGGCGGTACGGCAGGCTCGACATCGCCGTCAACAACGCGGGCGTCCTGTTCAAGGCCGACGTCGCCGACATCGACGAGGACGACTGGGCGCGGACGCTCGACACCAACGTCACCGGCGTCATGCTGTCCATGAAGCACGAGATCGCCGCCATGCTCCGCACGGGATCCGGTGTGATCATCAACGTGTCGTCCCAGGTCGGGACGCACATCCGGATCCCCGGCCTCGGCGCGTACGCCGCGTCCAAGGCCGCCGTCACCGCCCTCACCCGCACGGCGGCCAAGGAGTACGCCCGGCACGGCATCCGCGTCAACGCGGTGAGCCCCGGCCCGCACGACACGTCGATGTCCATGCGCCCCGGCGAGACCGAGAACGACCGCGCCGAGCGCCTCAAGCGCGAACTCCCCATCGGCCGGGTCGGAAAGCTGGACGAGATCACCTCCGGCGTCCTCTGGCTCGCGTCCGACGGCGCCGGCTTCGCGGTCGGCACCGACCTGGTCATCGACGGCGGCTCCACCGCCTGA
- a CDS encoding helix-turn-helix domain-containing protein has protein sequence MTTTALSRRPVGELLRQWREHRRLSQLDLSIQADISTRHLSFLETGRSKPSRDMVLHLAEELDLPLRERNRLLLAAGFAPEFSETTLDAPGMTAVRAALRQILAGHEPYPAVVVDGRWNLVEGNVSLGLLTSLVDPELLAAPANVLRASMHPKGLAPHIVNLGEWRSHLLGRLRRQIAFSADPELEALYAEVRAYPCDQPEPEEAELAGAGELVVPLRLRHDAGELTFFSTIATFGTPLDITLAELAIESFFPADRRTAEILRSAAATQPGAGDAVTSSIL, from the coding sequence ATGACGACCACGGCGCTCTCCCGGCGGCCCGTAGGCGAGCTCCTGCGCCAGTGGCGCGAGCACCGCCGGCTCAGCCAGCTCGACCTGTCGATCCAGGCCGACATCTCCACCCGGCACCTGAGCTTCCTGGAGACCGGACGCTCCAAGCCCAGCCGCGACATGGTGCTGCACCTGGCGGAGGAGCTGGACCTGCCGCTGCGCGAGCGCAACCGCCTGCTGCTCGCCGCCGGGTTCGCGCCGGAGTTCTCCGAGACCACGCTGGACGCGCCGGGGATGACCGCCGTGCGCGCGGCGCTCCGGCAGATCCTCGCCGGCCACGAGCCGTACCCGGCGGTCGTGGTGGACGGCCGCTGGAACCTCGTGGAGGGCAACGTGAGCCTCGGCCTGCTCACCTCGCTCGTGGACCCGGAACTGCTGGCGGCGCCCGCCAACGTGCTGCGGGCCAGCATGCACCCGAAGGGCCTCGCCCCGCACATCGTCAACCTCGGCGAATGGCGCTCCCACCTGCTCGGGCGGCTGCGCCGCCAGATCGCCTTCAGCGCCGACCCCGAGCTGGAGGCCCTGTACGCCGAGGTGCGGGCCTACCCGTGCGACCAGCCGGAACCGGAGGAGGCCGAGCTCGCCGGGGCGGGCGAGCTGGTGGTGCCGCTGCGCCTGCGCCACGACGCCGGCGAGCTGACGTTCTTCAGCACGATCGCCACCTTCGGCACCCCGCTCGACATCACCTTGGCGGAACTGGCCATCGAGTCGTTCTTCCCCGCCGACCGGCGCACCGCCGAGATCCTCAGATCCGCCGCGGCGACGCAACCCGGCGCCGGCGACGCTGTGACATCCTCGATCCTGTGA
- a CDS encoding metallophosphoesterase, which yields MITLAHISDVHLDGSPRSVERTERVVGHVSRLAGPIDAVLVTGDIADHGAADEYEIARDLLRFPYPSVVCPGNHDSRAEFRKVFLGEADGGAEPVDQVLRVGDVTIALCDSSIPGRNEGRLEDGTLRWLAGVLGTAPGPVLIGMHHQPVPVAIPYVDEIGLLEPERLEELVRAHPRVAGVLVGHAHTAAATTFAGRPVYVAPGVASQALLPQESAAMPPLSFDMPPGFALHMLSDDGRLTTHARVVL from the coding sequence GTGATCACCCTCGCCCACATCAGCGACGTCCACCTCGACGGCTCGCCCCGGAGCGTGGAGCGGACCGAACGGGTCGTCGGCCACGTCTCCCGGCTCGCGGGCCCGATCGACGCCGTGCTCGTCACCGGCGACATCGCCGACCACGGCGCGGCGGACGAGTACGAGATCGCCCGCGACCTGCTGCGCTTCCCCTACCCCTCGGTCGTCTGCCCGGGGAACCACGACAGCCGGGCCGAGTTCCGCAAGGTGTTCCTCGGCGAGGCCGACGGCGGCGCCGAGCCCGTCGACCAGGTCCTCCGGGTGGGCGACGTCACCATCGCGCTGTGCGACTCCAGCATCCCGGGCCGGAACGAGGGCCGCCTGGAGGACGGGACACTGCGCTGGCTGGCCGGGGTGCTCGGCACGGCCCCCGGTCCGGTGCTGATCGGCATGCACCACCAGCCGGTGCCCGTCGCCATCCCCTACGTCGACGAGATCGGCCTGCTGGAGCCCGAGCGGCTGGAGGAGCTGGTCCGGGCCCATCCGCGGGTGGCGGGCGTCCTGGTCGGGCACGCGCACACCGCCGCCGCCACGACGTTCGCCGGGCGCCCGGTCTACGTCGCGCCGGGCGTCGCCTCGCAGGCGTTGCTGCCGCAGGAGTCCGCGGCCATGCCGCCGCTGTCGTTCGACATGCCGCCGGGGTTCGCGCTGCACATGCTCTCCGACGACGGCCGGCTGACGACGCACGCGCGCGTCGTGCTCTGA
- a CDS encoding replicative DNA helicase: MSSETAPAFDTPFERTPPSNIEAEQSVLGGMLLSKDAIADVVEVLRADDFYRPAHQIVYDAILDLYGRGEPADSVTIFNELSRRGELGRVGGGTYVHTLTNVVPTAANAGYYAKIVREQAVLRRLIEAGTRIVSYGYGGNNEEVDDLVDRAQAEIYAVTDRRTSEDYRPLSEIMPGALDEIEAIGSRSGQMVGVPTGFQDLDALMNGLHPGQMIVVAARPAIGKSTLGLDFARSAAIRHHMTTVVFSLEMSRNEITMRLLSAEARVSLQTMRSGTMNDDDWTRLARRMSEVAEAPLFIDDSPNMSMMEIRAKCRRLKQRHDLRFVIVDYLQLMSSPKRTESRQQEVSEISRALKLLAKELEVPVIAISQLNRGPEQRTDKRPQVSDLRESGCLTADTRILRADTGSEVSLGELLESGARNIPVWSLDEGLRLVPRVMTHVFSSGVKEVFRLRMKSGRRIDATGNHPFMTYEGWRPLDDLRPGVRVAVPRHVPAPKNLNEWPDDKVIVLAHMIGDGSFVRRQPIRYASKDEACLDTMTRAVKHFGITAVQDDYAEARVTTLRLPSPYRLTHGKRNPIASWLDSLGLFGLRSHEKFIPEGVFSLPRRKIALFLRHLWATDGCVWWDEKSSQSRIYYSSTSRRLVDDVARLLLRFNVMTRLKETRKGDHKVCYQLHIYGAENQLRFLDEVGVHGERSRHAVQCADELRDRRTNANVDTVPREVWSRVRGIMHEKGMTHRQFAAALETQFCGSTMWKHAPSRERLSRVAAVLDDAGLEMLATNDVFWDEVASVESLGEQPVYDATVPGTHNFVANGISVHNSIEQDADVVILLHREDAYERESPRAGEADLIVAKHRNGPTATVTVAFQGHYSRFVDMAPH, from the coding sequence GTGAGCAGTGAGACGGCACCTGCCTTCGACACCCCCTTCGAACGCACACCTCCCAGCAACATCGAGGCCGAGCAGTCCGTGCTGGGCGGCATGCTCCTGTCCAAGGACGCCATCGCCGACGTCGTCGAGGTCCTGCGCGCCGACGACTTCTACCGGCCCGCCCATCAGATCGTCTACGACGCCATCCTCGACCTGTACGGGCGCGGCGAGCCCGCCGACTCCGTCACGATCTTCAACGAGCTGTCCCGGCGCGGCGAGCTCGGCCGCGTCGGCGGCGGCACGTACGTGCACACCCTCACCAACGTCGTCCCCACGGCCGCCAACGCCGGCTACTACGCCAAGATCGTCCGCGAGCAGGCCGTGCTGCGCCGGCTCATCGAGGCCGGCACCCGCATCGTGTCCTACGGCTACGGCGGCAACAACGAGGAAGTGGACGACCTGGTCGACCGCGCCCAGGCCGAGATCTACGCCGTCACCGACCGCCGCACCAGCGAGGACTACCGCCCGCTCTCCGAGATCATGCCCGGCGCCCTGGACGAGATCGAGGCCATCGGCAGCCGCAGCGGCCAAATGGTAGGCGTCCCCACCGGCTTCCAAGACCTCGACGCCCTCATGAACGGCCTCCACCCCGGCCAGATGATCGTCGTGGCCGCCCGCCCGGCGATCGGGAAAAGTACCCTAGGTCTGGATTTCGCCAGGTCTGCCGCTATTCGTCACCATATGACCACCGTGGTGTTCTCGCTGGAAATGTCGCGGAACGAGATCACGATGCGGTTGTTGTCGGCGGAGGCTCGGGTGAGTCTGCAGACCATGCGGTCGGGGACGATGAACGATGACGACTGGACGCGGCTGGCGCGGCGGATGAGTGAGGTGGCCGAGGCGCCGCTGTTCATCGACGACTCGCCGAACATGTCGATGATGGAGATCCGCGCCAAGTGCCGGCGGCTGAAACAGCGGCACGACCTGCGGTTCGTCATCGTGGACTATCTGCAGCTCATGAGCTCGCCGAAGAGGACCGAGAGCCGCCAGCAGGAGGTCTCCGAGATCTCGCGTGCGCTGAAGCTGCTCGCCAAGGAGCTGGAGGTCCCCGTGATCGCGATCTCCCAGCTCAACCGTGGTCCGGAACAACGCACCGACAAGCGCCCCCAGGTGTCCGACTTGCGTGAGTCGGGTTGTCTGACGGCGGACACCAGAATTCTGCGAGCCGACACCGGATCCGAGGTGTCGTTGGGTGAATTGCTGGAATCGGGTGCGCGCAACATCCCGGTATGGTCCCTCGATGAGGGGCTTCGGCTGGTTCCGCGAGTCATGACCCACGTGTTCTCCAGCGGTGTCAAAGAGGTTTTTCGCTTGCGCATGAAATCCGGACGACGCATCGACGCGACCGGGAATCATCCCTTCATGACATATGAGGGATGGCGCCCGTTGGATGATCTGCGCCCCGGCGTGCGTGTAGCGGTCCCTCGCCATGTACCCGCACCTAAGAATCTGAACGAGTGGCCGGACGATAAGGTCATCGTGCTGGCGCACATGATCGGTGATGGATCTTTCGTGCGGAGACAACCGATTCGCTACGCCAGCAAGGACGAGGCGTGCCTGGACACGATGACGCGCGCGGTCAAGCACTTCGGCATCACCGCGGTTCAGGACGACTACGCAGAAGCGAGGGTCACGACCCTGAGGCTGCCTTCCCCGTACCGGCTCACGCATGGCAAACGTAACCCCATCGCCTCGTGGCTGGATTCTCTCGGACTCTTCGGTCTCCGGAGCCATGAGAAGTTCATCCCAGAGGGCGTCTTCTCTCTGCCGAGGAGGAAGATCGCACTCTTCCTGCGACACCTGTGGGCGACAGACGGATGTGTCTGGTGGGACGAGAAGTCCTCGCAGTCCAGGATCTACTACAGCTCCACGAGCCGTCGGCTCGTCGATGATGTCGCTCGGCTTCTTTTGCGTTTCAACGTGATGACCCGTCTGAAGGAGACGCGCAAGGGTGATCACAAAGTGTGTTACCAGTTGCACATCTATGGTGCCGAAAACCAGCTCCGCTTCCTTGACGAGGTGGGCGTCCACGGTGAGCGTTCGAGGCATGCAGTTCAATGCGCCGACGAGCTACGGGACCGTAGAACGAATGCCAACGTCGATACCGTTCCCCGCGAGGTCTGGAGCCGGGTCCGTGGCATTATGCATGAGAAAGGGATGACGCACAGGCAATTTGCCGCCGCGCTTGAGACGCAGTTCTGTGGCAGCACCATGTGGAAACATGCTCCGAGCCGAGAGCGTCTGAGTCGGGTGGCCGCGGTCCTGGACGATGCGGGACTGGAGATGCTGGCGACGAACGACGTTTTCTGGGACGAGGTCGCCTCCGTGGAAAGCCTCGGCGAGCAACCGGTCTACGACGCCACGGTGCCGGGCACTCATAACTTCGTGGCGAATGGCATCAGCGTCCATAACAGCATCGAGCAGGATGCGGATGTGGTGATCCTGTTGCACCGCGAGGACGCCTACGAGCGGGAGTCGCCGCGGGCGGGTGAGGCCGACCTGATCGTGGCCAAGCACCGTAACGGGCCGACCGCCACGGTGACCGTCGCCTTCCAGGGGCATTACAGCCGCTTCGTGGACATGGCTCCGCACTGA
- a CDS encoding MATE family efflux transporter: MALTSRVGGREILRLAVPAFGALVAEPLFILADYAIVGRLGTGALGALGVAGAALTSLVNVCVFLAYGTTAAVARQVGAGDLPRAVKRGVDGLWLAAGIGVVLIAAGWPLAPWIVELFGASPEVSGQAVTYLRVSLLGTPAMLIILAGTGILRGLQDTVTPLAVSVGSFVLNALLNAVFVLVLRWGIAGSAWGTVLAQTLGAVVYVLVVIRAARRHHVPMRPDPAGIRDSGTAGIALLIRTVCMRVVLIVATVVATRMGDAPLAAHAIATQVWTLTAFALDAIAIAGQAITGRTLGAGDAHLTRSATRTMVIWGVGYGVVLGVVIMLARPVLPGLFDADPAVAAELVSVLWVVALLQPVAGVVFVLDGVLIGASDRRFLAWASALTTAAYLPAAYAVVHTGGGLVALWLALGVWMAARLLTLGARAYGRAWLVTGA; the protein is encoded by the coding sequence GTGGCTCTTACCTCCCGCGTCGGCGGCCGGGAGATTCTCCGGCTGGCCGTCCCCGCCTTCGGCGCCCTGGTGGCCGAGCCGCTGTTCATCCTCGCCGACTACGCCATCGTCGGCCGCCTCGGCACCGGCGCCCTCGGCGCGCTCGGCGTCGCGGGCGCCGCGCTCACCTCCCTGGTCAACGTCTGCGTCTTCCTGGCGTACGGCACGACCGCCGCCGTGGCGCGGCAGGTGGGCGCGGGCGACCTGCCCCGGGCCGTCAAGCGCGGCGTCGACGGGCTGTGGCTGGCGGCCGGCATCGGCGTCGTGCTGATCGCGGCGGGCTGGCCGCTCGCCCCCTGGATCGTCGAGCTGTTCGGCGCCTCCCCCGAGGTCTCCGGCCAGGCCGTGACGTACCTGCGCGTCAGCCTGCTCGGCACGCCCGCCATGCTGATCATCCTCGCCGGGACGGGCATCCTGCGCGGGCTCCAGGACACGGTGACCCCACTGGCCGTCTCCGTCGGCTCGTTCGTGCTCAACGCCCTGCTCAACGCCGTCTTCGTGCTCGTCCTGCGCTGGGGCATCGCCGGGTCGGCCTGGGGCACCGTGCTGGCCCAGACGCTCGGGGCCGTCGTCTACGTCCTGGTGGTGATCAGGGCGGCCCGGCGGCACCACGTGCCGATGCGGCCCGACCCCGCGGGGATCCGCGACTCGGGGACGGCCGGGATCGCGCTGCTGATCCGCACGGTGTGCATGCGGGTCGTGCTGATCGTCGCCACGGTGGTCGCCACCCGCATGGGCGACGCGCCGCTGGCCGCGCACGCGATCGCCACGCAGGTCTGGACGCTGACGGCCTTCGCGCTCGACGCGATCGCGATCGCGGGCCAGGCGATCACCGGGCGGACGCTCGGTGCCGGGGACGCCCACCTGACGCGGTCGGCCACCCGCACCATGGTGATCTGGGGAGTGGGCTACGGCGTCGTCCTGGGCGTGGTGATCATGCTGGCCCGCCCGGTGCTCCCCGGGTTGTTCGACGCCGATCCGGCCGTGGCCGCCGAGCTGGTGTCGGTGCTGTGGGTGGTGGCGCTGCTCCAGCCGGTCGCGGGCGTGGTGTTCGTCCTGGACGGGGTGCTGATCGGGGCGAGCGACCGGCGCTTCCTCGCCTGGGCGTCCGCGCTCACCACGGCTGCCTACCTGCCCGCCGCGTACGCCGTCGTCCACACCGGAGGCGGTCTGGTGGCGCTGTGGCTGGCGCTCGGGGTGTGGATGGCGGCGCGGCTGCTGACCCTCGGGGCGCGCGCGTACGGCCGCGCCTGGCTCGTCACGGGAGCCTAG
- a CDS encoding amino acid ABC transporter ATP-binding protein — MSGTDAGGTVLRVAGVWKHYHRHSVLRGVDLSVDSHEVVCLIGASGSGKSTLLRCVNLLETVDDGTIHLDGDEITDVRADPDQVRKRIGMVFQSYNLFPSMTVLGNITLAPRKAHGVPRGRAEEEARELLARFGLADKAGAYPDRLSGGQQQRVAIIRALATRPRLLLLDEVTSALDPALVGEVLDIIRELKTTGMTMVLATHEMGLARDIADKVCFLDGGVLLEQGPPEQIFTEPREPRTREFLRRVLDARHL; from the coding sequence ATGAGCGGCACGGACGCGGGCGGGACCGTCCTGCGCGTCGCGGGGGTCTGGAAGCACTACCACCGGCACAGCGTGCTGCGCGGCGTCGACCTGTCGGTGGACTCCCACGAGGTGGTCTGCCTGATCGGCGCCTCCGGGTCCGGCAAGTCCACGCTGCTGCGGTGCGTCAACCTCCTGGAGACCGTGGACGACGGCACGATCCATCTCGACGGGGACGAGATCACCGACGTGCGGGCGGATCCGGACCAGGTGCGCAAGCGCATCGGCATGGTCTTCCAGTCCTACAACCTCTTCCCGTCCATGACCGTGCTCGGCAACATCACGCTCGCGCCGAGGAAGGCGCACGGCGTGCCGAGGGGCCGGGCCGAGGAGGAGGCCCGCGAGCTGCTGGCGCGCTTCGGCCTGGCGGACAAGGCCGGGGCCTACCCCGACCGGCTGTCGGGCGGCCAGCAGCAGCGCGTGGCCATCATCCGTGCCCTCGCCACCCGGCCGCGCCTGCTCCTGCTGGACGAGGTGACCTCCGCCCTCGACCCCGCCCTGGTGGGCGAGGTGCTCGACATCATCCGCGAGCTCAAGACGACGGGCATGACGATGGTGCTGGCCACGCACGAGATGGGGCTGGCGCGCGACATCGCCGACAAGGTCTGCTTCCTGGACGGCGGCGTCCTGCTGGAGCAGGGCCCGCCCGAGCAGATCTTCACCGAGCCCCGCGAGCCCCGCACCCGCGAGTTCCTCAGGCGCGTGCTGGACGCCAGGCACCTCTGA
- a CDS encoding amino acid ABC transporter permease, with the protein MSHPGEPPGPLAADAAGVPGAWVKSGRQRERERLRRRRELRSGSVASVSTVVFVVLVIYVVTASPGWPRVKETFFDAERFADAFPDVLSGFLLNIKIFLIAEPLILIVGLLVALVRTVRSPLFFPLRALAVLYTDVFRGIPTILIIYLVGFGLPALELRGMPSDLAVLGIIALTLSYGAYVAEVFRAGIDSVHPSQRAAARSLGLTHGQSMRFVVLPQAVRRVVPPLLNDFVSLQKDTALVATIGPLEALRQAQIHAADTFNYTPYLAAALLFIALTVPMARFTDYLAARSQRRRGA; encoded by the coding sequence GTGAGCCACCCCGGCGAGCCGCCGGGCCCGCTCGCGGCGGACGCCGCCGGCGTGCCCGGCGCCTGGGTGAAGAGCGGGCGCCAGCGGGAACGCGAGCGCCTGCGCCGGCGCCGGGAGCTACGGTCGGGCTCGGTGGCGTCCGTCTCCACGGTCGTCTTCGTCGTGCTGGTGATCTATGTGGTCACCGCCTCGCCGGGCTGGCCACGGGTCAAGGAGACCTTCTTCGACGCCGAGCGGTTCGCCGACGCCTTCCCCGACGTGCTGTCCGGCTTCCTGCTCAACATCAAGATCTTCCTGATCGCCGAGCCGCTGATCCTGATCGTGGGCCTGCTGGTCGCCCTGGTGCGCACCGTACGGTCGCCGCTGTTCTTCCCGCTGCGCGCCCTGGCCGTGCTCTACACCGACGTCTTCCGCGGCATACCGACGATCCTGATCATCTACCTGGTCGGGTTCGGCCTGCCCGCGCTCGAACTGCGGGGCATGCCGTCCGACCTGGCCGTTCTCGGCATCATCGCGCTGACGCTGTCGTACGGTGCCTACGTGGCCGAGGTGTTCCGGGCCGGCATCGACTCGGTGCACCCGAGCCAGCGGGCCGCCGCCCGGTCCCTCGGCCTGACCCACGGCCAGTCCATGCGGTTCGTGGTGCTGCCCCAGGCCGTGCGCAGGGTCGTGCCGCCGCTGCTCAACGACTTCGTCTCCCTGCAGAAGGACACCGCCCTGGTCGCGACGATCGGGCCGCTGGAGGCGCTGCGCCAGGCGCAGATCCACGCGGCCGACACCTTCAACTACACCCCCTACCTGGCCGCCGCGCTGCTGTTCATCGCGCTCACCGTCCCCATGGCCCGCTTCACCGACTACCTGGCGGCCAGGTCCCAGAGGCGGCGAGGCGCATGA
- a CDS encoding ABC transporter substrate-binding protein, whose translation MLRPSMLPILGALAMVVVACAPADDTTSASGSPSSAAPSASASCAKDQLKLLKPGTLTVGTDKPAYEPWFKDDEPSNGEGFESAVAYAVAGKLGFAKSEVAWTVAPFNSAFAPGAKQFDFDVNQVSITPARAKAVDFSDGYYTVKQAAVALNGSKYATPASLADLKDAKIGVQVGTTSLTAVKSAIQPSAQPNVYNEQIDAVNALKNKQVDVLVVDLPTAFYVTAAQVEGSKIVGQFGSDEGAAEQFGLVFQKGSALVPCVNAAIGELRSSGELASIETRWLGSAAGAPDLK comes from the coding sequence ATGCTCCGTCCCTCGATGCTGCCGATCCTCGGCGCGCTCGCGATGGTGGTGGTGGCATGCGCTCCGGCCGACGACACCACCTCCGCGTCCGGCTCGCCGTCCTCGGCCGCGCCCTCGGCGTCGGCCTCCTGCGCCAAGGACCAGCTCAAGCTGCTCAAGCCCGGCACGCTGACCGTCGGCACCGACAAGCCCGCGTACGAGCCCTGGTTCAAGGACGACGAGCCGTCCAACGGCGAGGGGTTCGAGAGCGCCGTCGCCTACGCGGTGGCGGGCAAGCTCGGCTTCGCCAAGAGCGAGGTCGCCTGGACGGTCGCCCCCTTCAACTCCGCGTTCGCGCCCGGCGCCAAGCAGTTCGACTTCGACGTCAACCAGGTCTCCATCACCCCGGCGCGCGCCAAGGCCGTCGACTTCAGCGACGGCTACTACACGGTCAAGCAGGCCGCGGTCGCGCTGAACGGCTCCAAGTACGCCACCCCGGCCTCCCTGGCCGACCTCAAGGACGCCAAGATCGGCGTCCAGGTCGGCACGACGTCCCTCACGGCCGTCAAGAGCGCCATCCAGCCGAGCGCCCAGCCGAACGTCTACAACGAGCAGATCGACGCCGTGAACGCCCTGAAGAACAAGCAGGTCGACGTCCTGGTGGTGGACCTCCCGACCGCCTTCTACGTCACCGCGGCGCAGGTCGAGGGCTCGAAGATCGTCGGCCAGTTCGGCAGCGACGAGGGCGCCGCCGAGCAGTTCGGCCTGGTCTTCCAGAAGGGAAGCGCGCTGGTGCCGTGCGTCAACGCGGCGATCGGCGAGCTGCGCTCCAGCGGCGAACTGGCGAGCATCGAGACCCGGTGGCTCGGCTCCGCGGCCGGGGCCCCGGACCTGAAGTGA
- the rplI gene encoding 50S ribosomal protein L9 produces the protein MKLILTTEVSGLGAPGDIVEVKDGYGRNYLIPRGFALRWTRGGEKQVQSIKKARDARDIRDLDTAKQVAGRLGSLRVTLKTRSGESGRLFGSVTTGDIADAVKAAGGPELDRRRIEVASPIKSVGSHRISVRLHPEVVANIDVEVLTA, from the coding sequence ATGAAGCTCATTCTCACCACCGAGGTCTCGGGCCTCGGCGCCCCCGGCGACATCGTCGAGGTCAAGGACGGCTACGGCCGCAACTACCTCATTCCGCGCGGGTTCGCCCTGCGCTGGACCCGCGGCGGCGAGAAGCAGGTCCAGTCGATCAAGAAGGCGCGTGACGCCCGCGACATCCGCGACCTGGACACCGCCAAGCAGGTCGCCGGGCGCCTCGGCTCCCTGCGGGTGACGCTGAAGACCCGCTCCGGCGAGTCCGGCCGCCTGTTCGGCTCCGTCACCACCGGCGACATCGCCGACGCGGTGAAGGCCGCCGGCGGTCCCGAGCTGGACCGCCGCCGTATCGAGGTCGCCAGCCCGATCAAGAGCGTGGGCTCGCACCGCATCTCGGTGCGGCTCCACCCCGAGGTCGTGGCGAACATCGATGTCGAGGTCCTCACCGCCTGA
- the rpsR gene encoding 30S ribosomal protein S18, whose product MAKPALRKPKKKVCLFCHDKISYVDYKDTALLRKFISDRGKIRARRVTGNCTQHQRDVATAIKNAREMALLPYTSTAR is encoded by the coding sequence ATGGCGAAGCCGGCACTGCGCAAGCCGAAGAAGAAGGTTTGCCTGTTCTGCCACGACAAGATCTCTTACGTCGACTACAAGGACACGGCGCTGCTGCGGAAGTTCATCTCCGACCGCGGCAAGATCCGTGCCCGCCGGGTGACGGGCAACTGCACCCAGCACCAGCGCGACGTGGCGACCGCGATCAAGAACGCTCGTGAGATGGCCCTGCTGCCGTACACGAGCACCGCGCGCTGA
- a CDS encoding single-stranded DNA-binding protein — MAGDTTITIVGNLVDDPELRFTPSGQAVARFRIASTPRFLDRQSNEWKDGESLFLTCNVWRQAAENVAESLQRGMRVIVQGRLRQRSYETKEGEKRTVYEVEIDEVGPSLRNATCKVNKTARQGGGGGGFGGGDDPWASATPAPPGGGFGGGGGGGGGGGNYGGGGGGGGYNQGGYGGSGGGDLSDEPPF; from the coding sequence ATGGCAGGCGACACAACGATCACCATCGTCGGCAACCTTGTCGACGACCCCGAGCTGCGTTTCACCCCTTCGGGGCAGGCCGTGGCCCGGTTCCGCATCGCGTCCACTCCGCGGTTCCTGGACCGCCAGTCCAACGAGTGGAAGGACGGCGAGAGCCTCTTCCTGACCTGCAACGTCTGGCGACAGGCGGCGGAGAACGTCGCCGAGAGCCTCCAGCGCGGCATGCGGGTCATCGTCCAGGGGCGGCTGCGCCAGCGGTCCTACGAGACCAAGGAAGGCGAGAAGCGCACCGTCTACGAGGTCGAGATCGACGAGGTCGGCCCGTCCCTGCGCAACGCCACGTGCAAGGTCAACAAGACCGCGCGCCAGGGCGGCGGGGGCGGCGGCTTCGGCGGCGGTGACGACCCGTGGGCCTCGGCCACTCCGGCTCCGCCCGGCGGCGGCTTCGGCGGCGGCGGGGGCGGGGGCGGCGGCGGCGGCAACTACGGCGGTGGCGGTGGCGGCGGTGGCTACAACCAGGGCGGCTACGGCGGCTCCGGCGGTGGCGACCTCAGCGACGAACCGCCCTTCTGA
- the rpsF gene encoding 30S ribosomal protein S6: protein MRRYEVMVILDPSLDERTVSPSLDQFLGVIRNDGGTVEKVDVWGRRRLSYDIAKKGEGIYAVIDLTAEPATVKELDRQLNLNEGILRTKVLRPDVH from the coding sequence ATGCGTCGATACGAAGTGATGGTCATCCTCGACCCGTCCCTCGATGAGCGCACGGTCAGCCCTTCGCTCGACCAGTTCCTCGGTGTCATCCGCAACGACGGCGGCACGGTGGAGAAGGTCGACGTCTGGGGCCGTCGCAGGCTGTCCTACGACATCGCCAAGAAGGGCGAAGGCATCTACGCCGTCATCGACCTCACGGCCGAGCCGGCCACGGTGAAGGAGCTGGACCGCCAGCTCAACCTGAACGAAGGCATCCTGCGCACCAAGGTGCTGCGCCCGGACGTCCACTGA